From the genome of Desulfovibrio sp. JY:
GATCTTGATGGTGGTGGCCGCCATGGTGATCCAGCCCGGCTGGTAGTTCACCCCGTTCACGGCCATGGCCTGGGCGCGAACGAGCGCGTCGGTGATGACGCCCGAGGCGATGGCGCCGCCGTCGGACTTGACGGCCAGGCCCATCCAGGCGCCGGCCACCATGGGCTCGTTGTACATCCAGTGCTGGGCCACGAAAGGCAGGATCAACATTTCCACGCAGGTGAATACCACGACCAGCGAGGAAACCATGATGGGGACGATGGGCCGGGCGCGGATGGCGCCGCCGGTGGCGATGGCGGCGGACACGCCGCAGATCGAGATGCCGGAGGCGAGCGGCGCGGCCCACTCACGGCTGAACTTGAAGTATTTCCGGGAGATGTAATAGACCAGGGCCCAGTAGATGAGGTAGGCCTCGACGATGGCGCAAAGGCCTCGGAAGATGACCGCCGAAGCCAGACCCAGGGCGTCGACCGACTTGACGCCGAGCTCCGCGCCCAGGATGACGATGGCGATCTTGACGAACATCTCGGGCTTGAGGGCAGGCTTCAGCTTCTCGGCCAGCCCCGGCATGAAGTTGCCGATGAAGATGCCGACCAGAAGCGCCACGATAAAGCCCGCCTCGCCGGTCAGCCCCATGGCCCATTTGAGGTTGTACTTCGCCAGCTGGTTGGGCGTGGCCGCGACGACGGCATAGTGCCCGATGGCGAAGCAGAAAAAGCCGATGAAAAAGACCAGCGTGAAGCTGACCATGAAGCGTTTGGCGTCACCGCCGAGCGCCCGGATGCCGAAAGCCAGCATCACCGTGACGAAAATCCAGGTCAAAATCAGCGACAGCACCCCGGACATGCCCTTGTAGGCGCCCGTGGCCGCCGAGAACATCTGGCCCGGCTCCATCCACACGTTGGACTTGACGGCCCAGCCCAGCGGATCGACGCCGCCGAAGTTGAAAAGCGACAAGCCAAATAGGACAAGCCCCAGGATCAGGGCCAGCTTGTCTTCCGTAAGCCATTTTTTTTCCGCCATAACTCCCTCCTCTTGCATTGACGATGACGCAACGCGACGCGCAACCGACCGCGATAAGGCCATCCCGTGGCATCCCTCCCGGATACCGTCCGGGTGGCCGACCTCGCCGCGCCGATCGCTCCCGCAAGCCGGCGGACATCCGGCGGCCCGCGATTGCTTCGTCCTCCCCTGCCGTCCCCGGGCGAATCCGCCGCCGAAAGCGTCTCCCAAACGCCCTGTGGCAAACATCACGCCGGACCGGGTCCGAGAGACCCGTCAGTCGCCTTAAGCAAGTCCGGGACCAATTCCTTTTCCATTGGCAACATTTTGTATTTACAAGATTTTTAAAACCTGCTCCAATCAAGGTGCCAACTCCGGTTAGCACCCCGTAGCCGGGCGGTTGCATTGCCTTTTTCCCCCAGCCGCCCCAAAAGAGGATCAAGGGGGATCTCATGGCCAAGCAGCACCCCAAAACCATTAAACATCGCTTCGTGGTCGGCCTTTCCGTCATCATGGCCGTGCTCGGCATGTTCTTTGCCGTGGTCATTTCCATGAACCTGCGCAACCAGCTCGTCACCGACACCGAGCACAAGGCCTCGCTGGTGCTCTCCCAGGCCGAGGCGGTCCAGACCTACATCCGCCACGTCCTGCGGCCGTCCATGTACGAGCTTTTGCCCCCGGACGGATTCCTGCTCGAGGCCATGTCCACCTCGTTCGTCACGCGCCGGGTGATGAGCGACCTAAACGCCCAGGGCGACCAGTTCCGCTACCGCCGGGTGGCGGTGCGGGCGCGAAACCCCGATTACGAGGCCGACGCCTTCGAGCGGGCGCTCATCGACCGGTTCGCCAAGGACCCGGAGCTGACACGGGTGGAGGAAATCACCGAACGCGACGGGGAAGAGGTGTTCGTGGCCGCCCGGCCGGTGCGCCTGGAGGCCTCGTGCCTGCACTGCCACGGCGACCCGGCCGTCGCGCCCAAGGCGCTCATCGACCGCTACGGGGACAAGCGGGGCTTCTGGCGACACGAGAACGAGCTTGTGGGTGTGGACGCCGTGACCATGCCCGTGGCCGGGGCGTTGGGGCAGATCAAGGGGGCGACCTTCAGCTTCGTGGCCCTTTTCGCCCTGGGGCTCGGCGTCTTTTACCTGACGGTGCAGCTTTTCTTCGACCGGCTGGTGGTGGTCAACCTGCGCCGGGTCACGGACGTGATGCGCCGCTATTTCCCCAAGGAAGTCGGCGAGGAGCCGAGCGAGCCTCCGGGCGAAGGCGAGATCGAGGAAATCTACGCCGGCATCGAGGCCTTTGCCTCGCGGCTCAAGGAGGCGCGCGGCAAGATCGAGGACCACGCCCAGGACCTGGAGCGCACGGTCACGGCCAGAACGAAGGAACTCGCCCACGAGGCCGACGAGCGCCGCTCCGACGTGGCGCTTTTCGTGGAGCTTTTAAGCATCCTCAACATGTCCCAGACCAGGGCCGAGCTTTTGACCGGCGCCCTGGCCCGCATCGCCGAACGCTTCGGCGCCCGGGCCGTGGCCTACGAGTGCGAATTTTCCGGCGGCGGGTCGGTTTCCTGGCCGCCCGGGGAGACCCCGCCGCCGCCCCCTGCCGCGTGGCGCAAGCTGGTGGCCGAGGACCGCCTGCATCTGGCCGGCGATGCGGCCTTTATCCCGGTGCGCACGACAGACGTCAGCCGGGGACTTTTGCGCCTCTACTTTCCGCCCGACGGTCCCGGCCCGGACAGCGAGGCCGCCGAACTCTACCGGGCCATCGGCCAGCAACTCGGCATCGCCCTGGAAAACCTCGACGCCATCAATTCGCTTTTGGGCCAAAACGCCCTGCTCGGCTCCATCTTCGACGGCATCTCCGATCCGCTGGCCCTGGTCGACAGTTCCTTCGGCATCATCCTGGCCAACGAACCGGCCCGGGAACTGGCCAGGGCGCTGCAACAGGAGCTTGCCGGCGCGGTCGCCCTGCCGCCCGTGGCCGTCCCCGGAGCCCCCCTGCGCCTGCCGCCGGAAGTCTTCGGCCCCACTCCGGGCGACGACGCGGTCGGCGCCGCCGCCATGGTGCGCATCGACCCGACCATTTCCACCATCGACCTGCCCGACGGCCGCTCGTTCGCCGTCACCCGCTATCCCCTGGCCTCCCCCAACGGCCAGGACGGGCGCATGGTGGTCTACGCCCGCGAAAACACGGCTGAACGGCGCATGCGCGAACAGATGCGCCAGACCGAAAAGCTCGTGGCCGTGGGCAAGCTGGCCGCCGGGCTGGCCCACGAGATCAACAACCCCCTTGGCGTCATCGCCTGCTATGCCGAGCTGTTGCGCCAAAACGAGACCGATCCCCAGGCCCTGGACGACCTGGCCGTCATCGAACGCCACGCCGTCATGGCCAAGAAAGTCCTGCGCGACCTGCTCGATTTCGCCCGGCCAAGACAGGCCTCCACCGGCCCCTGCGACATCGCCGCGCTCTTAAAAAGCCTCTCGCGCCTGTTCGAAGTCCAGGCCCAAGCCCGAAAAGTGCGCCTCGAAACCAGCATCGCCGCCAACCTGCCCGTGGCCAGGGCCGATGCCTCGGCCTTGGAACAGGTGCTGTCCAACCTGCTTTTAAACGCCCTGGACGCGGTCTCCCCGGAAACGGGCGAGGTCCGCATCGCCGCCCGTCCCGGCCCGGACGACGACAGCGTCAGCATCCTGGTCTCGGACAACGGCCCGGGCATCCCCCCGGAAGACCTGACGCGCATCTTCGACCCGTTTTTCACCACCAAGGAGGCCGGACGCGGCTCGGGCCTGGGATTGGCCGTGGTGTTCGGCCTGCTGCGCGACATGGGCGGCCGGGTGGAAGTGGAAAACGCCGACGGCGCGGTCTTCACCGTCATCCTGCCGGCCTGCGGGCCCGCCTGTCAGGAGGAAGCCTCATGAACGGCACACCCCGTGTGCTCATCGTCGACGACCAGCCGGATTTCGCCAAGGGGCTCGTGCGGCTTCTGGCCAAGAAACTGCCGGGCGCATCCCTTGGCTGCGTGCTCTCGGGCGAGGAAGCCCTGGCCGACCTCGCCCGCGCCCCCTGCGCCGTGCTGGTGACCGACCTGCGCATGCCCGGCATCTCAGGCCTGGACCTGCTGGGGGCCGCCCTTGAGCGCGACGCCAACCTGGGCGTGGTCCTTCTCACCGCCCACGGCGACATCGACACCGCCGTGGCCGCGCTCAAGGCTGGCGCCTACGATTTCCTGACCAAACCCGTGGACTCCGAACACCTGGCCCGGGTCATCGCCAAGGGCCTGGAACGGGCGGAACTGCTGGCCGAAAACATTCGGCTGCGGGCGGTGGTCGCGGCCTGTGGCGGCGAGACCGGCCTGCTCGGCCAGTCGCCAGCCATGGAGCAGGTCAAGGAAGCCATCGCCGCCGTGGCCGGCTCGGACTACACCGTGCTCATCCGGGGCGAATCCGGCACCGGCAAGGAACTGGCCGCCCGGGCCGTGCACAGCCTGTCGCGGCGCGCCTCGGGACCGTTTCTCTCGGTCAACTGCCCGGCCATCCCGGACCAACTCCTCGAAAGCGAACTCTTCGGTCACGTGCGCGGCGCGTTCACCGGCGCCGAACGCGACCGGCGCGGGCTTTTCACCTCCGCCAACGGCGGCGTCATCGTGCTCGACGAAATCGGCGACATCCCCATGAGCGTGCAGACCAAACTCCTGCGCGTGCTCCAGGAACGCGAGGTGCGCCCCGTCGGCTCCAACAAGTCCGTTCCCGTGGACGTGCGCATCCTGGCCTCCACCAACCAGGACCTGGAAAGCAAAATCGCCGACAAGACCTTCCGCGAAGACCTCTACTACCGCTTGAACGTTTTGACCGTGCGCCTGCCGCCCCTGCGCGAGCGCCGCGAGGACATCCCGCTTCTGGCCACCGCCTTTCTGGCCCGGGCCTGCCGTGAAACCGGCATAGGCGAAAAGGGATTCTCCGCCGAAGGCCTTGCCGCCCTGTCCGGCCGGGAATGGCCCGGCAACGTGCGCGAACTGCTCAACTTCGTGCGCCGGCTCACCGTCTTCTGCCGGGGCGACGTCATCGGTCCCGCCGCCATCGCCGCCGCCGACCCTGGCCAGGGCGACCCGGCCGATGCCGATAACGACGACGACACCCCCACGCCCTACCTCGAAGCCAAGGCCCGGGTCGTCGACGCCTTCACCCGGCGCTATGTCGAACGGCTGCTGGGCCAGACCCACGGCAACGTCTCCGAAGCGGCAAGGGTTTCGGGACTGGAACGCGTGTCATTGCAGAAGATATTGCGCCGGTTGGGCATCGCGGCCGACGGGTATCGGTAGGGGAGGAGAAGGAGGAGGCGAAGAACCGGGGCGCTGCCCCGGACCCCGCCGGGAGGCCACGGGCCCCCCGGTCCCCCCTTCCCGGCTCTGGTCGGGCGGGAGGTGGGTTGGCTGCCGGGAAGGCGGAGGTGGAGAAGATGGAGGCTGAATTTGTCGGGACGATGCCGCCGCTTACGCGGCAGGCTCGCCCCGAGCAAATTCAGCCTCCACCACGCCGGTCGCCCCTTTGGGGCGACATTCGGAGAACAGCTCTTCTTTCTTAAATGCGGCGCTTCGCCGCTGGCGTGGTTGTCGCCGCAATCGCGTCCGGCGTCGAGGCGCGACAGCGCCTCGTGCCGCCGGGCCGATTGCGGCGACAAGACCTACTGACCGAACTTCCGCCTACCATCCCGACCCGGTAAAAGGGGGTCCGGGGGACATCAAGTCCCCCGGCGGTGGGGTCCAGGGGAGGCAGCGCCTCCCTTGGCCGCCGGAGGCACCTCCCCCTGCCGCCTATCGCTTCACCGCCACGGCCGTCAGCACCCCCGCGCCGATGAGCGACCCACCGCCGACGCGGCGCAGCGTGCCGACGAAGCGGGGATCGCGGATGCGGCCGCCGATGGTGCCGGCGAGCAGCGCGTAGGCGGTGGTGTTGACCGCGCCAAGCAGGACGAAGGTCGTGCCGAGAAACGCCAGTTGCGGCAGGGCCGGGGCCTGCGGGCTCACGAACTGGGGCAGGAAGGCCACGAAGAAGAGGATGGTCTTGGGATTGAGCACGGTGACCGTGAAGGCATGGACGAATTTGCGCCCGGCCGGGCATGGAGCCGGGGACATGGCGGCATCGTTGCCCGAGCGCAGCATACCGATGCCGAGCCAGACGAGATAGACCGCGCCGACGACCTTGACCACGGTGAAGGCGGCGGCCGAGGCGGAGAGCAGCGCGCCGAGTCCGGCCAGGGAGCCGGCGCAGGCCACGGCGTCGCCAAGGCACACGCCGGTCACCAGGGACCAGACGGATTTGCGGCCCTCGGCCAGACCGTAGCCGATGACCATGAGCACGGTGGGACCGGGAAAAACGAGCAGAACGGAGGCCGCCACGATAAACGCCAGATACAATGGTAATGTCATACCCTCACCACAATGCCTTGCCTGAACATGTTGAGAAAACCAGCCGAAATGCGCCGGAAGAAATGGTTCTGCGGCGCGATCATTTCGAGTCCTTCCGGGAGTTCCGTAGCCGCGCCCGATCAAGCCTGTCCCGGAGAGTCGTCTCCGGGTGCTCCTTCCAGCTCCGATTCCACGAATGCGGCCGGATCCGCGCAAAAGTCGCGAAGCAATTTGAAATGTTCGGTCTGCTCCACGCGCACGGGTTCGAGGCCGGACTTGGAGAGGAGCAGGAGTCGGGCGGAGGGATAGGCCATAAGCAACGGAGAATGTGTCGCCATGATCACCTGACACCGCCCCATCCGCTCCATACGACGCAGCAACCTCAGAAACAGGACTTGCCGGGATGGAGAAAGCGCCGATTCCGGTTCGTCAAAAATGAAGATGCCTTGGCGGTCGCACCGTTCGTCAAAAAAACGGAGGAAACCTTCCCCATGCGAATGGGAGAGAAAATCCGGCGGCACCCCGAAGGCCTCGATCGCGGCCCGATCAAGATAGCGGGCGACCGTAAAGAAGCTCTCGGCCTTAAAAAACCAACCCGTGGTGATCTTCGGCAGCCAGCTCGCCCGAAGCGCGTCGGCAAGGCGTCCGCCGCTCACTTCGAGCGCCCCGGAATGGTCCACCGGCATGTAGCCCTTGCCGCCGCCGGCATCGTCGTACCCCGCCAGGGCCGCGATACCCTCGAGGAGCGTTGATTTACCGGTGCCGTTCTCTCCCACGACGATCGTGATCGCCTTGTCGAAGGACAACTCGAATCCGGGCACAAAAAGCGGCAGACAAAATGGATACGCTTTCGGGTCGGGGACCGAAGACGTGTCCAGCCAGATCCGCTTGAGGTAGGGCGCCGGCAGGTTGATGGGACGGTATCTCCGACTCATTTCACACTTTTCCCTATACTTGATGCCGGCGGCCATCCTGCGCCGGTGCGCCGGGTGGCGGTCTCCCCGCCGGATCTTCTTAAAACAGAAAATCCAATATACTCGCAACCCCAAAAAAACATGCGCCCATCCGTAATTGGCAGGTGCTTCGCAAGGCAACCAACTTTTCTGTAATTTCGATTGCATCGAATAGGAACTTATCTTATGCTTTACTCCCAAGCTTCATAAGATATCGAATACATGCCAATGTAACATATTACTTTTAAAAATAAAACATCACGCACAGTGGACAACTCCGATACGGCAGAAAGACGAGGCGCATACCGACATGTATTGACCTTTAAACTTTGAAGGAGGCCAATATGGAAGTGCCCAGCAAAAGCAACAAGACCTGGCATGACATTGTAACAGGCAAAAAAGTGTTTCAGTTGAAGTTTCTTGCCGCCAAAATCCTCCTCGGCAGGTTGACGCGATCAGCCAAGGATGACCCTTCACCAGGCAATATCGATACATGCATCGATCAACTCTACAATATTTTTGTCAACAATAAAAGCATGCCAAGCGTGCAGGATGATCTGAAAACAATTTTCGGCTAGGAGGGCAATATGAGACAGACTATTTCCACTGTAGCTGACGTCAAGGAAATGATCGAAAACAAACGCACGCTTCTCCTCGCCGGCGATGAAAATGCGTTACATCAACTCCCCAAGGGGAACTGGGTTGCGGGCACTATCCCCTATTTCATATCGAGCGACCAGGGCGGCATGGTCAGCCAGGAAATGATCAGCGTTACGGACATCACGGACATCGTCACTTCGTTCAAAATAACCGCCTATGATCAAAACAGCCTAGCCAGGGTCTACTCAGAAGGCCCCAAACACGGATTTAGCTTCATCGTCATTCCGGCCTCCAGCAAGACCCATCTGGCGTTTGCCTTAAACGCTCCGAACTACAAGGACTTCGGCGTACGGCCGCTCATCGGTTGGATCGCCGGCGTCCACCTCTCGGAGCTGGGCAAGAAAACGCCCAAGGTCGTCAACGGCATCACGGGAGAGGTGCTGGAAGAAGGGGCCTTGGTGCTGCAGGCGGAACTACCGCAAGGCAAGGTGGCGGAGATCGGCATCGTCAATCTTTTCGAGCAGGGAGGCGGCGACGTCCTCACCTTCACCTCCGACGACTTTGCCGCCAAGGACGTCATCGTCAACGGGGAAAAGCAGAATTTCGCCGAGTACATCGTCAAGAACAAACTCGACACCAAGCTGCCGCTTGTGGCCGACTACTACGGGGCCCTGGTCAACATCAGTTTCCAGGGCGTCGACGAAGCGGAAGGGCTGGTAAAATTCTATGCGCCGGTGTTTTCCGGAATCCGGTACAAGCACGCCAAGCCCGTGCTCGATTACGTCAAACAGTTCAACGAACGCCTGCGCAATGAAGGCTCCATCGAGTCCCACCGCATAGCCTTCTCGTGCAACTGCATTCTCAATTATCTTTATTCCGAATTGGAAGGAAAGAAGACGGAGCCCTTCACCGGCCCCGTCACCTTCGGCGAAATCGCCTACCAGTTGCTCAACCAGACTCTTGTCTACCTCGAGGTCCTGGACGTTTAAAGCAAAACGCCGGCAAGCGAGGGAGCGGTCTCCGATCGCTCTGGCCCCGCTTGCCGGCGCCATGTGATCCGGGACCAGTGGCCGTCCCCGCTATCCGCTGGTTGCCGACAGACCGTCAGACCGCCTTCCACAGCAACCCCCGTCCCCGATATGTCCGAAGTCGTCGCCTGGGGCAGCGGCTCGGAAAGTTACCGACAGCGCTTGCAGGCCGCGCAGCCGTCCGGCGGGCATTTGGCTGTGGGGATGCCTTGTTGGTAGCGTTCCCATTCACGCCAGAGAAAGTCGCGGGAAACGCCGATATCGACGATATCCCAGGGGAAGGCTTCATCCTTGTCGCGTTGGCGGTCCAAGTAGAAGGCCTCGTCCCCGTCCCAGGTCGCAAGCGCCCGGCGAAAGCTGCCGGAGACGGCCGCCGCCTCGATGAGCGGGAAAAGGCGTTCGTCGCCCCGGGCCAGCAGTCCCTGCATGCGGGCCATGGAAGCGTTCTCCACTTCCACGCGGAACCCGGGCAGCGGCTTGGCGGCTTCACGGACCCGGGCGTAGGCCGCCTCGATGGTGGCGACCGAGGCCATGGGGGCCCACTGCATGGGCGTTGCCGGTTTGGGCACCAGCGGATTGACGGACAGGGTGGCGTGGGCCACGCCGCGCTTGCCCTTGCCGATGGAGGCGGCCTCGGCCACGCGCGCCAAAAGCGGGGCCAGGTCGTCGAAGTCTTCGGGAAGCTCCCCGGGCCAGCCAACGATCAAGTAGAACTTCAAGTGGTTGATGCCGTATTTCCCGGCCAGGGCGACGGCATTTAACAGCGCGTCCAGGCTCAGGTGCTTGTTGGCGGCGCGGCGCAATCGCTCGCTCGGCGCTTCCAGAGCCAGCGTCAGGGTGCGAAGGCCAGCCTGGCGCAGGATGGTCAACAGCTCGGGGGTGATGCCGTCGGCGCGCACCGAGGAAAGCGAGAACTTAGTGCCCCGCTCCCGCAGCCAGGCGAGAAACGGCAGCAGGTCGGGCCAGTCGGTCAACGCCGTGCCGACAAGGCCGACCTTGCGCGGCGAAACGTCCTCGATAAGCGCCTGCATCCGGTCCATACGGGCCTGCCTGGGCGGCCTGTAGACGTAGCCGGCGGCGCAAAAGCGGCAGCCGTAGGGACAGCCGCGATTGACCTCGACCAGGAACATGTCGCGAAAGGCCGCGTGGCCCGAGACGAAGCAGGAATGGGCCGGATCGGCCAGCAGCGTGGCCGCGTCGGATTCCACGGCGCAGGCCCGCACGACCGGGGTGCGGCTGAGCCCCGGGACGAGCACGCCCGGCATATGGGCCACGGCGGCAAGGCAGGCGGCCTTGTCCGCGCCGGACAAAACGGCCCGGCGCAGCGCAGCCAGGACCTCGGCCAGTCCGGCCTCGGCCTCGCCCACGAAAAGCAGGTCCAGGGCCGGCAGGATGGGCGCGGGATTGAGAAAGGCAAGCGGCCCGCCTCCCATGACGATGGGAAAATCGGGCCGCTTGTCGCGTCGAAGGGGGATATCCGCGGCGGTCAGGGCAGCCGCCACGGGCAGGTAGTCTTCCTCGTAGCACAGCGAAAAGGCGATGACCGGAAAGTCGGTCAGGGGTCGACCGGAATCCTCGGCCACGGGGGCCTCGCCCGGGCGGCAGAAGACCCGTTCCACGGCCAGGGCCGGATCGTCCGTCAGCAGTCTCCAGACGGCCTGCCAGCCCAGGGCCGACAGGGCGAGGGCCTCCGCGCCGGGTACGGCCAGGGCCACGGGAAGTCGTCCGCCGAAATCCCGCACCTCGGGCCTGTCCAGGCCGAAATGGACCCTTGCCCGCCTCGTTTCGCTCAAACGTCACCTTTCCCCGTATCGGGGGCCGGGGTCAGTCCCCGGCAGGGAGGAAACCCGGGAGGGACGCTGTCCCTCCCGGCACCTAATCCGCCTGCATGCGGATGAAGGAAGGGATTTCGAATTCCTCCTCATCGAAGAGGAATTCTTCCTCGCCCACAGGCTGGGTCTTGATCGGGGCCTGGTTCAGGGCCGCCTCGGGGTTGCCCTTCTTGCCGCCTTTGCGCAGGTAGGCCGGGATATTGTAGTCGTTGGCCTGCTGGGTGGACAGCACGCGCACGCTGCGCGGGCTCTGGACGCCGCCGCCACCGCCGCCGCTGCCGGGGTTGGTGGGCGCGCCGCCGGAGGACTTTTGCCGCGCCAGCTGGGTGATGACCTCCACGGACTTTTGCTCGACGACCTTCTGCTGCGGCGTCGCGTCGCGCTGCATGGCGGACTCGATGCCGGTGGCGATGACGGTGATGCGCATCTCGTCGGTGGCGTCGGGATCGAAGACCGTGCCGAAAAAGACCTTGGCGTCCTCGTGGACGGCCTCGGTGACGGTGGAGGCGGCTTCGTCCACTTCCTCGATGGTCAGGTCCGGGCCGCAGGTGATGTTCATGAGCACGCCGCGGGCGCCGTCGATAGTGACGTCTTCCAAAAGCGGGCTGGTGATGGCCTTGAGCGCCGCCTCGCGGGCGCGGGATTCGCCGCGCGCGGTGCCGAATCCCATCATGGCCAGTCCCATTTCGCTCATAACGGCCTTGACGTCGGCGAAGTCGAGGTTGATCAACCCCGGGACCATGATGAGGTCGGAAATGCCCTTGACCGCGAAGTAGAGGATCTCGTCGGCCTTTTTGAGCATCTCGATGAAGGTGGCTTTTTTCGAGGCCAGCGAAAGCAGGCGGTCGTTGGGGATGGTGATGATGGAGTCCACCACGTCCCGAAGCGACTGAACGCCTTTTTCGGCCGAAAGCAGCCGTTTCTTGCCCTCGAAATAAAAAGGTTTGGTCACGACGGCCACGGTGAGCGCGCCGGCCTCCTTGGCCACCTGGGCCACGACCGGAGCCGCGCCGGTGCCGGTGCCGCCGCCCATGCCGGCGGTGACGAAGACCATGTCGCAATCGCCGATGGCCTCGCGAATGGCGTCGATGCTTTCCAGCGCCGCGTCGCGGCCGACGTCGGGGTTGGCTCCCGCGCCAAGACCCTTGGTCAGCTTCTCGCCGAGCTGGATGCGGTACTCCGCCTGGGACTTCTGCAAGGCCTGGATATCGGTGTTGGCCGTGATGAAGGTCACACCGGACATGGCCGAGCAGATCATGTTTTCAACGGCGTTGCCGCCGCCGCCGCCGCATCCGACGACCTTGATGCGGGCGTTCGACCCTTGTTCCAGTTCCAAGTATTCCATATCGATCTCCCCCTATCGAACTCCCTGGTTATCCCCCAGCATTACTTGCGCGGACGCGACTATTTCACGTCCACGAACCATTTCCGCATCCTCCCCAGAATGCGGTTGAACACATTCTCGTCGCGGATGCGGAAGCGCTGTTCCACGCCCTCCTTTTCCGCGCCGTACATGAGGAGCCCCACCGCCGTGGCGTACATGGGGCTGTTGACCACGTCCTTGAGGCCCCCGACCTTGTCGGGATAGCCGATGCGCGTGGGCAGGTTGAAAATCTGTTCTCCAAGCTCCTGGATGCCTTCGATCAGGGCCGTGCCGCCGGTCAGGACAACGCCCGCGCCGATCTGGCTCTTCATGCCCGAGCGGATGAGCTCCTGGTCCACCAGGGCCAGCATCTCCTCCACGCGGGGCTCGCAGATTTCGGCCAACACCTGCCGCGAGAGTCGGCGGGGCTCCCTCCCCCCGACGCTCATGACCTCGATGACCTCGTCCTTGGGCACCATCTCGGCCAGGGCGCAGCCGTATTTGATCTTGATCTTCTCGGCCGAGGCCATGGGCGTGCGCAGGCCAAAGGCGATGTCGTTGGTCAGATTGGTGCCGCCAAGGGCCAGCACGGCGGTGTGCTTGATGGAATCGTTGGCGAAGATGGCCAGATCCGTTGTGCCGCCGCCAAGGTCGACCAGGGCCACGCCGATTTCGCGCTCCTCGTTGGTGAGCACCGCCTTGGACGAGGCCAGGGACTCGAGCACGATGTCCGAGACGTCGAGCCCGGCCCGGTGGCACGAACGGATGATGTTCTGGGCGCTGGTGACGGCCCCGGTGA
Proteins encoded in this window:
- the ftsA gene encoding cell division protein FtsA; the encoded protein is MARSELIVGLDIGTTKICVVVGELSPEGVDVVGIGTSPSTGLRKGVVVNIEQTVQSIKKALEEAELMAGCEIRSVYAGIAGSHIKGFNSHGVIAVKGGEVGPRDIERVIDAAKAVAIPLDREVIHILPQEFIVDDQRGIADPLGMAGVRLEVRVHIVTGAVTSAQNIIRSCHRAGLDVSDIVLESLASSKAVLTNEEREIGVALVDLGGGTTDLAIFANDSIKHTAVLALGGTNLTNDIAFGLRTPMASAEKIKIKYGCALAEMVPKDEVIEVMSVGGREPRRLSRQVLAEICEPRVEEMLALVDQELIRSGMKSQIGAGVVLTGGTALIEGIQELGEQIFNLPTRIGYPDKVGGLKDVVNSPMYATAVGLLMYGAEKEGVEQRFRIRDENVFNRILGRMRKWFVDVK
- the ftsZ gene encoding cell division protein FtsZ, whose amino-acid sequence is MEYLELEQGSNARIKVVGCGGGGGNAVENMICSAMSGVTFITANTDIQALQKSQAEYRIQLGEKLTKGLGAGANPDVGRDAALESIDAIREAIGDCDMVFVTAGMGGGTGTGAAPVVAQVAKEAGALTVAVVTKPFYFEGKKRLLSAEKGVQSLRDVVDSIITIPNDRLLSLASKKATFIEMLKKADEILYFAVKGISDLIMVPGLINLDFADVKAVMSEMGLAMMGFGTARGESRAREAALKAITSPLLEDVTIDGARGVLMNITCGPDLTIEEVDEAASTVTEAVHEDAKVFFGTVFDPDATDEMRITVIATGIESAMQRDATPQQKVVEQKSVEVITQLARQKSSGGAPTNPGSGGGGGGVQSPRSVRVLSTQQANDYNIPAYLRKGGKKGNPEAALNQAPIKTQPVGEEEFLFDEEEFEIPSFIRMQAD